In Antennarius striatus isolate MH-2024 chromosome 8, ASM4005453v1, whole genome shotgun sequence, a single window of DNA contains:
- the chrna9a gene encoding neuronal acetylcholine receptor subunit alpha-9-I, whose translation MRKTTMLVWISLMVQVSQGAQGHYARKLLNDLMEDYSNALRPVEDTDKALNVSLQITLSQIKDMDERNQVLTTYLWIRQVWHDAYLKWDKEDYDNLEMINIPSDLVWKPDIVLYNKADEESAGTSSTNVKLRYNGEIIWDSPAITKSTCVVDVAYFPFDWQQCNLTFGSWTYNGNQVDISLAMDSGDLSDFVENVEWECHGMPAVRNVLMYGCCPDPYTDITYTLLLKRRSSFYIFNLLLPCFLISFLAPLGFYLPADSGEKVSLGVTVLLALTVFQLLVAESMPPAESMPYIGKYYIATMTMITASTSLTIFIMNIHFCGAEAKPVPHWAKVLIIDYMSKIFFVYEVGENCTSPESEKTPFYPEEPLRDKGNYPDDHFHDYNQESDRYKFSNGLHHHNKHHKTHANSNGNASGYRHHYNNHNNHSSRLQEGEEKIEPIQHYHHIPGNEMNYKAPPYPQNLQRLNGGRLKEPLLFPAEKLQVPACPCCCPCLQHKQVVKNIQFIANCFREQKATCVKVAEWKKVAKVMDRFFMWIFFMMVFLMSILIIAKAS comes from the exons ATGAGGAAGACAACGATGTTGGTTTGGATCAGCCTCATGGTGCAAG TGTCCCAAGGTGCTCAGGGTCATTACGCCCGCAAGCTTCTGAATGATCTAATGGAGGACTATTCCAATGCTTTGAGACCTGTAGAGGACACAGACAAGGCTCTCAATGTCTCTCTGCAGATCACTCTGTCACAGATTAAAGACATG gatgaGAGGAACCAGGTGCTGACCACATACCTGTGGATCAGGCAGGTTTGGCATGATGCATACCTAAAGTGGGACAAGGAGGATTATGACAATCTTGAGATGATCAACATCCCCAGCGACCTGGTTTGGAAGCCGGATATTGTTTTATATAACAA agCTGATGAAGAGTCCGCGGGCACGTCCAGCACTAACGTGAAGCTGCGTTATAACGGTGAGATCATCTGGGACTCTCCTGCCATCACAAAGAGCACGTGTGTGGTGGACGTGGCCTACTTCCCCTTCGACTGGCAGCAGTGCAACCTCACCTTCGGCTCCTGGACGTACAACGGCAACCAG GTAGACATTAGTTTGGCCATGGACAGCGGGGACCTGTCTGACTTTGTGGAGAACGTGGAATGGGAATGTCACGGCATGCCGGCCGTCAGAAACGTTTTGATGTACGGCTGCTGCCCGGACCCTTACACCGACATCACCTACACGCTGCTCCTGAAGCGCCGCTCGTCCTTCTACATCTTCAACTTGCTCCTGCCCtgcttcctcatctccttcctGGCCCCCCTGGGCTTCTACCTGCCCGCCGACTCCGGGGAGAAGGTGTCCCTCGGGGTCACGGTGTTGCTGGCGCTCACTGTGTTTCAGTTGCTGGTGGCAGAGAGCATGCCTCCAGCTGAAAGCATGCCCTATATAG GCAAGTACTACATAGCCACCATGACTATGATCACAGCCTCCACCTCtctcaccatcttcatcatgaaCATTCATTTCTGTGGCGCCGAGGCCAAGCCGGTCCCTCACTGGGCGAAGGTGCTGATCATCGACTACATGTCCAAAATCTTCTTTGTGTATGAAGTGGGGGAGAACTGCACATCACCAGAGAGTGAGAAGACTCCGTTCTACCCTGAGGAACCCCTTAGGGATAAGGGCAACTACCCGGATGACCATTTCCATGACTACAATCAGGAAAGCGATCGATATAAGTTCAGCAACGGTCTCCATCATCACAACAAGCATCACAAAACTCACGCGAACAGCAACGGTAACGCCAGCGGCTACCGTCACCATTACAACAACCATAACAACCACAGCTCCAGGCtgcaggagggggaggagaagaTAGAGCCCATACAGCACTACCACCACATCCCAGGGAATGAAATGAACTACAAGGCTCCGCCGTATCCACAAAACCTCCAGCGGCTGAACGGAGGGCGGCTGAAAGAGCCGCTCCTATTTCCTGCAGAGAAACTTCAGGTCCCGGCCTGCCCCTGCTGCTGCCCCTGTCTCCAGCACAAACAG GTGGTGAAGAACATCCAGTTCATCGCCAACTGCTTCCGTGAGCAGAAAGCTACCTGCGTCAAAGTTGCAGAGTGGAAGAAGGTGGCCAAGGTGATGGATCGGTTTTTCATGTGGATTTTCTTCATGATGGTCTTCCTCATGAGCATCCTCATCATCGCCAAGGCATCGTGA
- the LOC137600631 gene encoding D(1) dopamine receptor-like codes for MNNTTSFPLVGSLDGPEARRALTGCALALLIIWTLLGNFTVCAAVFRFRSLRAKVTNIFIVSLALSDLLVALLVMPWKAVAEVAGFWPFGAFCKTWLACDIMCSTASILNLCVISVDRYWAIASPFSYERSMSKKVALCMIGVTWTVSVIISFVPVQLNWHRLEIGVLDLGPQGKSVHGSCDSSLSGTYAISSSLISFYIPVAIMIVTYTRIYRIAQTQIRVISSLERAAERAQSRRSDLPGQTPHLYAEISANRCQPHTPIGSGSQHYNPSHQELRVSIRKETKVFKTLSVIMGVFVCCWLPFFILNCALPFCPGPEAPRAQRGPYCVSEKTFDVFVWIGWSNSSLNPIIYAFNADFRDAFLRLLRCRGRGCSAVSAAVETVMASNESGHLKHDTPKNPNISVSCAVKSWGGEDNGNAAVNVFYGAATPEQLGDTRERKDRLGRIPV; via the coding sequence ATGAACAACACAACAAGCTTTCCCCTGGTGGGCAGCCTGGATGGTCCGGAGGCGCGCCGAGCCTTAACGGGCTGCGCCCTGGCTTTGCTCATCATCTGGACTCTTCTGGGTAATTTCACGGTTTGCGCAGCCGTTTTCCGCTTCCGCTCCTTACGCGCAAAAGTCACCAACATCTTCATCGTGTCCCTGGCTCTGTCTGACCTTCTGGTTGCATTGCTGGTGATGCCGTGGAAAGCCGTGGCTGAAGTGGCGGGGTTCTGGCCTTTTGGTGCGTTCTGTAAGACCTGGCTGGCCTGTGACATCATGTGCTCCACGGCTTCCATCCTCAACCTGTGCGTCATCAGCGTGGACCGATACTGGGCCATCGCCAGCCCTTTCAGCTATGAGAGGAGTATGAGCAAGAAAGTGGCATTATGTATGATCGGCGTGACCTGGACGGTCTCCGTTATCATCTCCTTcgtcccagtgcagctgaaCTGGCACCGGCTGGAGATTGGAGTTCTGGATTTGGGGCCTCAAGGTAAGAGTGTTCACGGCAGCTGTGACTCCAGCCTGAGTGGTACTTACgccatctcctcctctctgatcagTTTCTACATTCCGGTGGCCATCATGATTGTCACATACACCCGCATCTACCGGATCGCCCAAACGCAGATCCGGGTGATATCTTCTTTGGAGCGCGCAGCGGAGCGCGCACAGAGCCGCCGCTCGGACCTACCTGGACAAACTCCTCACCTGTACGCGGAAATCAGTGCCAACCGTTGTCAGCCTCACACACCTATTGGTTCTGGTTCTCAGCACTACAATCCATCCCACCAGGAGCTCAGAGTTTCCATCAGGAAAGAGACAAAAGTCTTCAAAACTCTGAGCGTCAtcatgggtgtgtttgtgtgctgctgGCTGCCGTTCTTCATTCTGAACTGCGCTCTGCCCTTTTGCCCCGGACCAGAAGCCCCGAGGGCCCAACGGGGCCCTTACTGCGTCAGTGAAAAGACCTTCGATGTCTTCGTGTGGATCGGATGGAGTAACTCGTCTCTCAATCCGATCATTTACGCCTTCAACGCGGACTTCAGAGACGCCTTCCTGCGGCTGCTGCGCTGCCGCGGCCGCGGCTGCTCCGCGGTGAGCGCGGCGGTGGAGACCGTGATGGCGAGCAACGAGTCCGGACACCTGAAGCACGACACCCCCAAGAACCCCAACATCAGCGTGTCCTGTGCCGTCAAGTCCTGGGGGGGTGAGGACAACGGGAACGCAGCGGTGAATGTATTCTATGGAGCCGCGACCCCGGAGCAGCTGGGGGACACCCGGGAGAGGAAAGACAGGCTGGGACGGATCCCGGTTTAA